A single genomic interval of Coccidioides posadasii str. Silveira chromosome 1, complete sequence harbors:
- a CDS encoding uncharacterized protein (EggNog:ENOG410PY4D): MDQTADLENRQLSPANIDDNVGLSPTSKKVLGHCAVKVVTSPSKDFRTLIARPPNSSLDGNSSFHFARPTHPAPSFSIRPLPRAARGDGGIGRGISVPIAANISAMSSMEQNSSQNDITPTVESTEGDLGNEPSSTSPQPQFEPMQAFAATQSCPNASPDTNLCIDSQAREAEPRVRSKRIANSLTKETAPLMRHELPESVRQLSRATSISSNNNPMHTSEPRLNRERCTSHNERSARSSSTSGSTTSKISKQQRLRTPSRLSKDTGKTSSLPSQPSEEDLFYLLIHRLKKRDQVEAATAALREETEKKLREVNEENEALKSQLREAEDRCHAQETQNTAQRNIIERWKVKLGKVKSLVAIIGNDHEILRKDGHFLKSAQIALVRGKHQLQTDLRHLKCGTDHLSKAITQQRAELASMQAKFTVLEQSLALRDNRLENSEKLLEREKNRTSTLEAFIRNHSNRGLKQIALLQQTQTETASNVGNLAERIKNLLTESQSTIKAELGLQLKPCLEILETLSKPESIDLAQLAQIDKALRDISMKVDSQNQKTELHAASGFDVQNQQASRIIQQLSDMRVFFEESFTASIKLADTKQTNGMLQEKVKIAEATLAQINVENAILKETESILRNDVSALQKEVESLQNQLADACQSSEDRHELSKLRIQFKEISAVLDDATAKLKAKEEEVSKLEAGLSETKSRLQNSETQIVNLETEKAKFEKDTISIENRVRAEFTKASLLSTEQNRAWFEQQLHQIKREKATAEKSANMLKEQTALLKSKLAAAGSSQSELEITVTENAKMINDLESTRQEEIADPDEVVFKLKDEKAFHAMDAEEAKSSLQRALAENAKMKIELVEAQSWMESSCQLSLLQEKFDLMRDESVQKDENIAFLTNEIATLKDNATVIERLREEAAQGTLELKDLRKKLEDAHKENMELTERLKSRDDDTACRTAELDLSKQEENMVNLHQTIQAKDSELRKLQGRLDREEESLTKIEGLLRQFSILGANDLLVQSWVTLERRLSYFARLQESSKMLLDADTDEVSLQGSKSTGKRKRIANLTPSIERKTSPRCSTPGYKTTRVVYRKESISRSISCSPLKPQVQKRSASKKKHTRITTPRIKPFSQVQWDLDGRRSSPSQSIDYLSNTPVYESWRVANIPPSTPKLQLGNSSTPMTKLPPSPIKDVKVESHMIHRNYADESLHAPQEKNQNLEEIKGSSQAEKGQKLPKSILKERALPALAGREDNEVHTSSRMESQMTKEAGAPAVPRRQTRASSQYFKSSDNPSTILSSSRHIWAITQSAESSMSYRRPRRYGRKKGRGYKYSLHPGSTNPKQENCTTIDSNKIIQNNGRRIKKV; the protein is encoded by the exons ATGGATCAGACAGCAGATCTTGAGAACCGGCAGCTCTCACCAGCTAACATTGATGACAATGTAGGGTTATCTCCCACCTCAAAAAAGGTCCTGGGGCATTGTGCAGTGAAAGTTGTGACCTCTCCAAGCAAGGATTTTCGAACTCTCATTGCCCGTCCGCCCAATTCTAGTCTTGATGGCAACTCTAGTTTCCATTTTGCCCGACCCACCCACCCAGCGCCTAGTTTCTCGATCAGACCGCTGCCGCGAGCCGCGAGAGGAGATGGCGGAATTGGGAGAGGGATCTCGGTCCCTATAGCGGCAAACATAAGTGCCATGAGTAGCATGGAACAGAACTCTAGCCAAAA TGATATTACCCCAACGGTGGAATCTACCGAAGGTGATCTCGGTAATGAGCCATCATCCACCAGTCCGCAGCCGCAGTTTGAACCAATGCAGGCATTTGCAGCCACACAGAGCTGTCCAAACGCTAGCCCAGATACCAATCTATGCATTGATTCTCAAGCACGGGAGGCAGAGCCTCGTGTAAGGAGCAAGCGTATCGCCAACAGTTTAACCAAGGAAACTG CCCCTCTTATGAGACATGAACTACCAGAATCT GTTCGCCAATTGAGTCGTGCAACCTCTATATCATCCAACAACAATCCTATGCATACCAGCGAACCGAGACTGAATAGGGAAAGATGCACGTCTCACAATGAACGATCCGCTCGGTCTTCATCTACATCAGGGTCTACGACATCCAAAATTTCAAAGCAGCAAAGGCTACGGACTCCAAGCCGTCTAAGTAAGGATACTGGCAAAACCTCAAGCCTTCCTTCCCAACCgtctgaagaagatttgttttATCTTCTGATCCACAGATTAAAGAAACGCGATCAGGTAGAAGCGGCAACTGCGGCATTACGGGAAGAAACGGAGAAGAAGCTTAGAGAAGTCaatgaagagaatgaagcgTTGAAATCCCAACTGAGGGAGGCAGAGGATCGTTGTCATGCACAAGAGACGCAGAATACCGCACAGAGGAACATTATAGAGAGGTGGAAGGTCAAGCTTGGAAAGGTTAAGAGTCTTGTGGCCATCATTGGAAATGATCATGAGATTCTTCGCAAAGATGGACACTTTCTCAAGTCAGCACAAATCGCACTTGTCCGGGGGAAGCATCAATTGCAAACAGATTTAAGGCACCTGAAATGTGGTACTGACCATTTGAGCAAGGCCATAACCCAGCAAAGAGCCGAATTAGCCAGCATGCAGGCTAAGTTCACCGTACTGGAACAGTCGCTGGCCTTGAGGGACAACAGACTGGAGAATAGCGAGAAGTTACTGGAACGAGAGAAGAATCGTACCTCTACACTCGAAGCATTTATCCGAAATCATTCAAATAGAGGACTAAAACAAATAGCGCTACTCCAGCAAACTCAAACCGAAACCGCCTCCAACGTTGGGAATCTTGCTGAGAGAATCAAGAATTTGTTAACAGAATCACAGTCCACCATCAAAGCGGAGCTTGGACTTCAGTTAAAGCCCTGCCTAGAAATTCTGGAAACGCTCAGTAAGCCGGAATCCATTGACCTGGCCCAGTTAGCCCAAATCGACAAAGCATTACGGGATATTTCTATGAA GGTAGATTCTCAGAACCAAAAAACAGAGCTCCACGCAGCCAGTGGTTTCGACGTACAGAATCAGCAAGCCTCCAGAATTATCCAACAACTTAGTGATATGCGTGTCTTCTTTGAAGAATCATTTACGGCTTCGATCAAGCTAGCTGACACCAAGCAAACTAATGGAATGTTACAGGAAAAGGTAAAAATTGCAGAAGCAACTTTAGCACAAATCAACGTTGAAAATGCCATTTTAAAAGAGACTGAAAGCATCCTTCGAAATGATGTCAGCGCTCTCCAAAAGGAGGTAGAGTCCTTGCAAAACCAGCTAGCCGATGCTTGCCAGTCGTCTGAAGATCGCCATGAGCTATCCAAACTCCGGATACAGTTTAAAGAGATTTCTGCAGTATTGGATGATGCAACTGCAAAActgaaagcaaaagaggaGGAGGTGTCCAAGCTTGAAGCCGGTTTATCTGAGACCAAAAGTAGACTCCAGAATTCTGAGACGCAGATCGTGAACCTGGAGACCGAAAAAGCGAAGTTTGAAAAGGACACAATCAGTATCGAGAACAGGGTCAGGGCTGAATTTACGAAGGCAAGTCTGCTGTCAACAGAGCAAAATCGCGCATGGTTTGAACAGCAATTGCATCAAATTAAACGTGAAAAGGCCACTGCAGAGAAAAGTGCGAATATGCTCAAAGAGCAGACAGCGCTCCTGAAATCAAAATTA GCAGCTGCTGGAAGCTCACAAAGTGAGCTTGAGATTACT GTTACAGAAAACGCAAAGATGATAAACGATTTAGAGAGTACCCGTCAGGAAGAAATCGCAGACCCGGATGAAGTGGTATTCAAGTTAAAGGACGAGAAGGCTTTTCATGCCATGGATGCTGAAGAAGCGAAGTCAAGTCTCCAAAGAGCTCTCGCAGAGAATGCCAAAATGAAGATAGAGTTGGTTGAAGCGCAGAGCTGGATGGAGAGCTCCTGTCAATTATCTCTCCTACAAGAAAAGTTCGACCTCATGCGAGACGAGAGCGTTCAAAAGGATGAAAACATAGCGTTTCTAACGAACGAAATAGCGACGCTCAAAGACAATGCAACCGTTATAGAAAGATTGCGGGAAGAAGCTGCCCAAGGAACGCTAGAGCTTAAAGACTTGCGGAAAAAGCTAGAGGATGCCCACAAGGAGAATATGGAATTGACTGAACGCCTGAAAAGTAGAGATGATGATACTGCATGCCGGACTGCAGAGTTGGATTTGTCCAAGCAGGAAGAGAATATGGTTAATCTTCACCAAACCATACAAGCAAAAGATAGCGAATTGCGAAAACTGCAAGGCAGGTTAGATCGAGAGGAGGAATCGTTGACAAAGATCGAGGGTCTATTACGCCAATTTAGTATCCTTGGTGCTAATGATCTGCTAGTGCAGTCATGGGTCACGCTTGAAAGGCGGTTGTCATACTTTGCTCGTTTGCAGGAATCCAGCAAGATGTTACTGGATGCCGACACTGATGAAGTATCTCTCCAAGGATCAAAAAGCACCGGGAAAAGAAAACGCATCGCAAATTTGACCCCAAGCATTGAAAGAAAAACTTCGCCTCGGTGCTCGACCCCTGGGTACAAGACAACTAGAGTTGTATACCGTAAAGAAAGCATTAGCAGGAGTATCTCTTGCTCTCCTTTGAAACCTCAGGTGCAAAAACGCTCCGCTTCTAAGAAAAAACACACCCGAATTACCACGCCGCGCATTAAGCCCTTCTCCCAAGTTCAGTGGGATCTCGATGGTCGACGCAGTTCACCTTCGCAGAGTATTGATTATTTGAGCAATACCCCAGTGTATGAAAGCTGGAGGGTCGCCAACATCCCCCCGTCGACACCAAAATTACAACTGGGCAATAGTAGCACACCCATGACAAAACTTCCACCTAGCCCAATCAAAGACGTGAAGGTTGAGTCGCACATGATTCATCGTAATTATGCTGATGAATCTCTGCATGCTCCCCAGGAGAAGAACCAAAAcctagaagaaataaaagggTCGAGTCAGGCAGAAAAGGGACAAAAGCTACCTAAAAGCATTCTTAAAGAACGCGCACTGCCAGCCCTGGCCGGGAGAGAGGACAATGAAGTGCACACTTCGTCGAGAATGGAAAGCCAGATGACTAAAGAAGCAGGGGCGCCCGCAGTTCCTAGGCGCCAGACACGCGCTTCCTCGCAATATTTCAAGTCATCGGACAACCCGAGCACCATTTTATCGAGTAGCCGACATATATGGGCCATCACACAATCAGCGGAATCATCTATGAGTTATAGAAGACCTCGGCGGtatggaaggaaaaaaggtaGGGGATATAAATATTCTCTACATCCGGGTAGCACTAACCCGAAGCAGGAGAACTGTACAACAATAGATTCAAACAAGATTATCCAAAATAATGGGCGGAGAATAAAGAAAGTTTGA
- a CDS encoding uncharacterized protein (EggNog:ENOG410PFQ6~COG:S~TransMembrane:4 (o173-198i219-244o282-305i750-771o)~BUSCO:2113at33183), with protein sequence MESPPEPSSRPTISQPDAVFSRGRNPDLSRSPYERIPSVDDTRHRRTSHSISPERALHANPSSMVGLGLGSYGDAFSNVFDNGSDQRSRNQSSSSSNALHGQGRDSPDDLIHTSRNTPSEAYLLSSYPIHLESSPTLVHNTPTSNPPGEGGRGHSGNIKCSSRKNVVQRRTSWLSISILILAFYSTAFSGIYLVVACVKPRYGRRVGTDGGLSPSTASLLSALFAKTIELSFVTVFVAFLGQVLSRRALAKRSPGISIADMSMRSWIMQPGTLLTHWENVRYSAMTILGMAALTTAWMAMLYTTAAETLVSPKLKFGPTEDTTLYGQVASKFANKDYLANKCLTPITPEMDPLEYGGTCMQLTHVGHSYHNYQQYLADWATISRSGNLSSRALSERPYPTGTWYDNTTVSGEWIDVQNMTELSRKHGRMVNIATAAMPHAGVFIASRDPRNKLRQPSDFAGFGEFYISASVASPAIQVTCVGMTEDELTPIIYSKWPYAQKLNFSAWPASAPSDIPTSPDMLNETVVDDIFGFGKKGDQQAPIFPRLPAPYNTIVNGSGRYPLHSVYLLGASPPSETSSPYVLCSIKGGTTSKCSTQYHAAASGGKMGVNCEDKDDELAYHRTAHKSKPFLIDPDWKNVASNWVNSVSLGTGITDGHSSNARLLMQLTGGFKNETKEYSLNPRLPSLAEALAAMGSSTLLESTEGATFSQYWEYGESPVIEDGKTVYEDFPATIRVSEYASGGTYSWQKIFYIVLVHVFLTNLVCLAYMYFDIRGTQVTDFTEPQNIFALALNSPSSVRLQGACGAGPEGRQLSERWRIEMDEDDEHYYITGKEGHERSRNQAPGHDAAGDVEGSPQKSSLSPAVAEYRKLQKSRHSFTLLS encoded by the exons ATGGAGTCACCGCCGGAGCCAAGCTCACGACCGACGATATCGCAACCCGATGCCGTCTTCTCACGGGGCCGGAACCCCGACCTTTCGCGGTCGCCATATGAGCGGATTCCTTCGGTTGACGATACTCGACACCGCCGTACTTCACATTCGATCAGTCCAGAGAGAGCCCTGCATGCCAACCCATCCAGCATGGTTGGCTTAGGACTTGGTAGTTACGGCGATGCATTCAGCAATGTCTTCGATAATGGATCCGATCAACGCTCCCGCAATCAATCGTCCTCGTCAAGCAACGCTCTTCATGGACAAGGCCGCGACTCACCGGATGACTTAATCCATACATCACGAAATACCCCATCTGAGGCCTATCTATTATCTTCGTACCCTATCCATCTCGAGAGTTCGCCTACCTTAGTGCACAACACCCCGACGTCGAATCCTCCAGGCGAAGGCGGCAGAG GTCACTCAGGCAATATTAAATGTTCAAGTCGAAAGAATGTCGTCCAACGACGCACCTCATGGTTGTCCATCAGTATCTTGATCCTCGCATTTTACTCTACTGCGTTTTCAGGCATATACCTCGTCGTCGCATGCGTCAAACCGCGCTACGGAAGACGCGTCGGAACGGATGGCGGACTATCACCGTCTACAGCGTCATTATTAAGTGCTCTCTTTGCTAAGACGATCGAATTGTCGTTCGTGACTGTGTTTGTGGCCTTCCTAGGACAAGTGTTGAGCCGCAGAGCTTTGGCGAAGCGATCTCCCGGTATTTCTATTGCAGATATGTCGATGCGGAGCTGGATAATGCAACCTGGCACCCTTTTAACTCACTGGGAAAACGTTCGTTATTCCGCCATGACTATTTTGGGCATGGCCGCTCTAACTACTGCATGGATGGCAATGTTATATACCACTGCAGCTGAAACACTGG TCTCACCAAAACTCAAATTTGGACCGACCGAAGACACCACGCTGTATGGTCAGGTAGCGTCGAAGTTTGCAAATAAAGACTATTTAGCCAACAAATGTTTGACACCTATTACTCCTGAGATGGACCCGTTAGAGTACGGGGGCACCTGTATGCAACTTACGCATGTTGGACATAGCTACCACAATTACCAGCAGTACCTTGCCGACTGGGCAACTATATCACGGTCCGGCAATCTCAGCTCCCGCGCTTTATCGGAACGGCCATATCCAACTGGGACTTGGTATGATAATACCACTGTTTCTGGAGAGTGGATCGATGTCCAAAATATGACAGAACTTTCGAGGAAGCACGGAAGAATGGTCAACATTGCTACTGCTGCCATGCCGCATGCTGGAGTATTCATAGCCTCAAGAGATCCCCGTAACAAACTGCGACAGCCATCTGACTTCGCCGGCTTTGGAGAATTCTACATTTCTGCTTCAGTGGCGTCTCCTGCTATCCAAGTAACTTGTGTTGGCATGACTGAAGATGAGCTGACTCCGATAATATATTCGAAATGGCCCTATGCTCAGAAACTCAACTTCTCAGCTTGGCCGGCATCTGCGCCGAGTGATATTCCTACTTCCCCTGATATGCTGAATGAAACAGTTGTCGATGACATATTTGGATTTGGTAAAAAGGGAGATCAGCAAGCTCCCATTTTTCCAAGACTGCCCGCACCCTATAATACGATAGTGAACGGTTCCGGTCGCTATCCGTTACACTCTGTCTATCTACTCGGCGCGTCACCTCCATCAGAGACGAGTTCACCATATGTGCTTTGTAGTATTAAGGGAGGGACCACATCCAAATGCTCAACCCAATACCACGCTGCAGCAAGTGGGGGTAAGATGGGGGTTAACTGCGAGGACAAAGATGACGAATTGGCGTATCATCGAACGGCACATAAGTCTAAGCCCTTTTTGATCGATCCCGATTGGAAAAATGTAGCGTCGAACTGGGTGAACTCAGTCAGTTTAGGAACAGGCATTACCGACGGGCATTCGAGCAACGCTAGACTCCTCATGCAGCTAACCGGAGGCTTTAAGAATGAGACCAAGGAGTACTCTCTCAATCCTCGATTACCCTCATTGGCAGAAGCGTTAGCAGCCATGGGAAGCTCAACTCTCTTAGAAAGCACAGAAGGTGCCACTTTTTCCCAGTACTGGGAGTACGGTGAAAGCCCGGTAATTGAGGATGGCAAGACTGTCTACGAGGATTTCCCGGCTACTATTCGCGTCAGCGAATACGCATCTGGCGGCACATATTCCTGGCAAAAGATTTTCTATATCGTCCTTGTCCATGTGTTTTTGACCAATCTTGTTTGCCTGGCGTACATGTACTTCGATATTCGGGGTACCCAGGTAACCGACTTCACTGAACCCCAAAATATATTTGCCTTGGCGCTGAATAGCCCATCGAGTGTTCGATTACAGGGAGCCTGCGGTGCCGGGCCTGAAGGCCGTCAGCTTAGCGAACGGTGGAGGATAGAaatggatgaagacgacGAACATTATTACATTACCGGAAAAGAAGGGCATGAGAGATCCAGGAATCAGGCACCTGGCCACGATGCTGCTGGTGATGTCGAAGGATCGCCCCAGAAATCCTCACTTAGCCCAGCTGTGGCCGAGTATCGAAAGCTTCAAAAGTCGAGGCATTCGTTTACCCTATTGTCGTGA
- a CDS encoding uncharacterized protein (EggNog:ENOG410PMPY~COG:G~TransMembrane:13 (o50-73i85-104o116-135i174-193o205-225i246-263o269-291i311-335o347-368i375-395o407-426i438-462o518-536i)): MSKPLPPVPTLKVSERFSDEIQILPPSSQFDIEEPAEPTKRSKKGWPFRLAFFALATVAFASALDATSLSVALPIIAKELGGTTLESFCAGVSFLLTSILFQPVHTALSDIFGRKQILYCCIVLFGVGSLIIGFSRDMKTLIAGRAVQGVGGGGLEALSEIILTDITTLAERPLYLGILSFVWAAGSAFGPLIGGMFAELVSWRWIAWINLPILIFPVVLVPLFLRLKTIPESLRTKFAKVDWIGIALFIPGLTLFALAITWAGSLYQWTSAGTVVPLVFGILLLIAFGVYEGYSKTPLLPYWLFTVPTRWGALLGAFLHGLVLYTVVFYVPIYFEGSLGLEPISGAITALPLSVGVSISAVATAFAIEYIRRYTWAAWSGWLLSTVGMGLFILYDSHTSVPNRVGLQVVAALGLGILFPGLGIPVQAASDELQAGIAMGTFVFARQLGAVIGVALGSGIFANKFAAEIKNVNLPGPLKGLADGYAAISMIPTLKTLDLPRVEKLVILDVYTDATRTVWITMTVISGIGLLTCFAIRELTLERTETGRQAFEG; the protein is encoded by the exons ATGTCCAAACCGCTTCCGCCAGTACCTACCTTGAAGGTATCTGAACGATTTTCGGATGAAATTCAGATACTGCCTCCGTCCTCGCAGTTTGACATCGAAGAACCCGCAGAGCCCACGAAGAGATCGAAGAAAGGATGGCCTTTCAGACTCGCCTTCTTCGCTCTAGCGACTGTGGCATTTGCCAGTGCCCTCGACGCGACCAGTCTCTCAGTTGCTCTCCCG ATCATTGCAAAGGAACTTGGGGGAACAACACTTGAATCATTCTGCGCTGGGGTTTCGTTCCTCTTAACTTCGATTCTATTTCAGCCGGTTCACACTGCGTTGTCGGATATTTTTGGCCGCAAGCAAATTTTATATTGCTGCATTGTTCTGTTTGGTGTTGGCTCGCTCATCATCGGCTTTTCCAGGGACATGAAGACGTTGATTGCAGGCCGTGCTGTCCAAGGCGTTGGTGGAGGCGGATTAGAAGCCCTTTCGGAAATAATTCTCACTGATATCACCACGCTCGCAGAACGTCCACTCTATCTGGGTATCTTgagctttgtttgggctgCCGGCTCAGCGTTTGGTCCGTTGATTGGCGGTATGTTCGCAGAGCTTGTTTCCTGGCGCTGGATTGCCTGGATCAACTTGCCAATCCTAATTTTCCCTGTTGTGCTGGTACCACTATTTCTGCGCTTAAAGACAATCCCGGAATCGCTGAGAACTAAATTCGCCAAAGTCGACTGGATTGGAATAGCCTTGTTTATCCCCGGCCTCACGCTCTTTGCTCTGGCTATTACGTGGGCTGGGAGCTTGTACCAGTGGACTTCTGCCGGTACGGTTGTGCCGCTAGTATTTGGGATACTGCTATTGATTGCGTTCGGGGTGTACGAAGGGTATTCGAAAACGCCTCTGCTTCCTTACTGGCTTTTTACGGTCCCCACTCGCTGGGGTGCATTGCTCGGAGCTTTCCTACACGGGCTCGTTCTTTACACGGTTGTGTTCTATGTTCCAATATACTTCGAAGGTTCTCTCGGGCTAGAACCCATATCTGGTGCCATCACTGCGTTACCCCTTTCTGTGGGCGTCTCAATTAGCGCGGTCGCTACAGCATTCGCAATTGAATACATTCGCCGATACACATGGGCAGCTTGGTCCGGATGGCTCCTTTCGACGGTGGGAATGGGGCTGTTTATTTTATATGATTCACACACTTCGGTTCCGAATCGGGTGGGTCTGCAAGTTGTTGCTGCTCTTGGATTAGGGATCCTTTTCCCAGGACTTGGGATTCCCGTCCAGGCTGCGAGCGATGAATTACAGGCAGGGATTGCTATGGGGACATTTGTTTTTGCTCGTCAGCTGGGCGCCGTCATAGGTGTTGCACTAGGCTCGGGTATCTTTGCGAATAAGTTTGCTGCCGAGATCAAGAACGTCAACCTACCGGGGCCGCTAAAAGGCCTAGCAGATGGATATGCGGCTATAAGCATGATCCCAACCCTGAAGACTTTAGACCTACCTAGAGTTGAGAAGTTGGTTATCCTTGACGTGTACACCGATGCAACAAGAACCGTATGGATCACTATGACTGTCATCTCTGGAATTGGGCTGCTCACTTGCTTCGCCATCCGTGAGTTGACTTTGGAGAGGACGGAGACCGGTAGACAGGCTTTTGAAGGGTGA
- a CDS encoding uncharacterized protein (EggNog:ENOG410PJEF~COG:I~TransMembrane:4 (i21-43o49-73i85-102o129-149i)), producing MAMLYATATVIYAVFAFRLRPLVQLMLGLSFFTGSLVITILHIQQENSLAHRVCFALMVIVVAARCTWLLRGVGNAAIRSEMKRLALVGSVTFLAGFLLWLIDVFSCDDLRGIRQILGMPLGMLLELHSWWHILTAFGVYYYLIFVEYIRLQSGVMDRGAVVRLSRDYFLIPRLVALPEKQE from the exons ATGGCAATGCTATATGCTACTGCCACCGTCATTTACGCCGTATTCGCATTTAGATTGAGGCCGCTGGTTCAGCTGATGCTTGGCCTCTCCTTTTTTACCGGCTCACTGGTTATTACTATTCTCCACATCCAGCAGGAGAACTCTTTGGCCCATCGCGTTTGCTTTGCCCTTATGGTCATCGTGGTGGCCGCGCGATGTACCTGGTTGTTACGTGGTGTCGGAAATGCAGCCATTCGATCAGAAATGAAACGCCTTGCTCTCGTAGGATCAG TTACGTTCTTGGCCGGCTTTCTTCTGTGGTTGATTGATGTTTTTTCGTGCGACGACCTTCGAGGCATTCGTCAAATTTTGGGAATGCCCTTAGGAATGCTGTTGGAACTCCATAGCTG GTGGCATATTCTTACTGCATTCGGGGTATATTACTATCTCATTTTTGTCGAATACATTCGTTTACAGAGCGGCGTGATGGATCGAGGGGCCGTTGTCAGGCTTTCGCGAGACTATTTTTTGATACCTCGTCTTGTTGCTCTTCCCGAAAAGCAGGAGTGA
- a CDS encoding uncharacterized protein (EggNog:ENOG410PJEF~COG:I~TransMembrane:6 (i21-43o49-71i78-99o105-129i141-158o185-205i)), whose protein sequence is MSNLAYLYLAWRGLFCSERRAGDYAILLSYMQLAGVGVGSIAFHSTLKFPAQIVDEMAMLYATATVIYAVFAFRLRPLVQLMLGLSFFTGSLVITILHIQQENSLAHRVCFALMVIVVAARCTWLLRGVGNAAIRSEMKRLALVGSVTFLAGFLLWLIDVFSCDDLRGIRQILGMPLGMLLELHSWWHILTAFGVYYYLIFVEYIRLQSGVMDRGAVVRLSRDYFLIPRLVALPEKQE, encoded by the exons ATGTCAAACCTTGCGTATT TATATCTCGCGTGGAGGGGCCTGTTCTGCTCTGAACGACGGGCAGGGGACTACGCGATTCTCTTAAGCTATATGCAGCTGGCAGGAGTGGGTGTCGGATCCATAGCCTTCCACTCTACACTGAAGTTCCCGGCCCAGATAG TTGATGAAATGGCAATGCTATATGCTACTGCCACCGTCATTTACGCCGTATTCGCATTTAGATTGAGGCCGCTGGTTCAGCTGATGCTTGGCCTCTCCTTTTTTACCGGCTCACTGGTTATTACTATTCTCCACATCCAGCAGGAGAACTCTTTGGCCCATCGCGTTTGCTTTGCCCTTATGGTCATCGTGGTGGCCGCGCGATGTACCTGGTTGTTACGTGGTGTCGGAAATGCAGCCATTCGATCAGAAATGAAACGCCTTGCTCTCGTAGGATCAG TTACGTTCTTGGCCGGCTTTCTTCTGTGGTTGATTGATGTTTTTTCGTGCGACGACCTTCGAGGCATTCGTCAAATTTTGGGAATGCCCTTAGGAATGCTGTTGGAACTCCATAGCTG GTGGCATATTCTTACTGCATTCGGGGTATATTACTATCTCATTTTTGTCGAATACATTCGTTTACAGAGCGGCGTGATGGATCGAGGGGCCGTTGTCAGGCTTTCGCGAGACTATTTTTTGATACCTCGTCTTGTTGCTCTTCCCGAAAAGCAGGAGTGA
- the SUR2 gene encoding Sphingolipid C4-hydroxylase sur2 (EggNog:ENOG410PFBV~COG:I~TransMembrane:2 (o35-55i83-104o)) — protein sequence MNFTFSSNKMIPIVTAESSPDIRASSLIPFISDKILIVVLPVAVYWFFSLIFQACDDNGWLSKYKLHTPEEFLKRNRIRKRDVIQGVLIQHVLQVVVGIGLAYFEPDEIVNEQQNIVTWVQRIQLGKEYLPSLFAITGIDLLSLAEKVNLPAQCASAVGFAGWQVAVAKTIYYVLIPAFQYALAAFFVDSWQYGIHWCMHKNRWLYRTFHYRHHQLYVPYAFGALYNHPLEGFVQDTIGSLLAFRVAQLSIRQGIYFFTFATLKTVDDHSGFLLPWDPLQLFTDNNALYHDIHHQSWGMKTNFSQPFFSFWDRVFGTIWKGSDTGIRYERGRQLAKQAHVLEIEGVANGSSE from the exons ATGAACTTTACGTTTTCATCTAATAAAATGATACCCATAGTCACGGCGGAAAGCAGCCCTGATATTCGAGCTTCATCTCTCATACCGTTCATCTCTGACAAAATTCTTATTGTCGTTCTTCCCGTTGCCGTTTACTGGTTCTTTTCCCTAATTTTCCAAGCTTGTGACGACAATGGCTGGCTCTCAAAATATAAACTCCATACCCCCGAGGAGTTTTTGAAGCGAAATAGGATTCGCAAAAGGGATGTCATCCAGGGCGTCCTCATCCAACATGTGTTACAAGTTGTCGTGGGGATTGGCCTGGCATACTTCGAACCTGATGAAATCGTCAATGAACAACAGAATATTGTTACGTGGGTGCAAAGAATTCAGCTTGGGAAAGAGTATCTTCCGTCTTTATTTGCGATCACGGGTATAGACCTACTTAGCCTTGCTGAGAAGGTCAATCTGCCAGCCCAATGTGCATCTGCTGTCGGATTTGCCGGGTGGCAAGTGGCGGTTGCTAAGACCATTTACTATGTTCTT ATCCCCGCGTTCCAATATGCTCTTGCGGCGTTCTTCGTCGATAGCTGGCAATATGGCATCCACTGGTGCATGCATAAGAATAGGTGGCTCTATC GCACCTTCCACTATAGACACCATCAGCTCTATGTGCCATATGCTTTTGGTGCTCTATATAACCATCCACTAGAAGGCTTTGTGCAAGACACGATCGGCTCTCTTCTCGCCTTTAGGGTGGCTCAATTAAGCATACGCCAGGGTATCTATTTCTTCACTTTCGCGACGCTGAAAACGGTCGATGACCATTCGGGCTTCCTGCTACCGTGGGATCCGCTTCAGCTTTTTACAGACAACAATGCTCTGTATCACGATATCCATCACCAAAGCTGGGGAATGAAG ACTAATTTCTCCCAACCGTTTTTCTCGTTCTGGGATAGGGTCTTCGGCACTATCTGGAAGGGCAGTGATACAGGAATTCGGTATGAACGCGGACGGCAGCTGGCTAAGCAAGCTCATGTACTGGAAATTGAGGGTGTCGCGAACGGAAGTTCGGAGTGA